The nucleotide sequence ATAATCTTATTATAGCCCAATTTTTCCTTTATGTGAATGTAAAGTATGGACAAATTCTAACAACATTCTGAGTCTACCTATTCGTAACTTTTCCGATTATTCGTTATAATAGTGAAAGAATAGAACTTTTCAGAAAAAAGGAGGATTTTTTCATGTACGTTGTTATGAATGAACTTCACCTTCCAAAGGAAGCAAAAGAACCAATGAAGAAGCGTTTCGGCGCTAGCGCTGACAACATGAAAGAAGTGCCTGGCTGCATCGAATTCATGTTCTTAGACAACGAGAAAGAAGACGGCAAACTAATCGTCTTCACAAAATGGGAATCAAAAGAAGACTACGAAAATTGGGTAAACAGCGAAGCATTCCGCAAAGCCCACTCAGAAGGCGGCAAACAAGGCGGAGGCGGCCAAGGTGGCCAAGGCCAACCAGGCGGCAACGAGCTTCACGCATACGAAGTTGTATATCATACATAAGAGAGAGGAACTGACTGTCATTTGTGGCAGTCAGTTTTTTTGTGGTTTTTTGATTAAATATAGATGAAGCGGTGGAAGGATTATTTTAAAATTTAAGAAAATTTTAAGGGATATTTAAGAGAAATATAAGAACGGCTTGGTATAATCACGCTATATAGTAAGTTAATTATTGTAACTTAGGGGGAGTTAATTATGCATCCGGCCATTGATATTGATTTGAAGTTGAAGCATGGTTTCCGTTCTTTATTTCCAGAGTATGCTAAGCAACTAGAAGGTGCTAAGAGTCAACAAGAAGTTCAAAAGCTACATACTGCGTTTGTTGAGGAAAAAAAGCAGGCATTAGCTGAGGCTTTGGGGAAGGATTTATCAGAACTTAAAGATAGTGACCAGACAGCTCCTATTCCCTTAAAACAAGAGACCTATGAAATTTTGAAAAATGCAACTGGTGATGAAATTAAAAGGCAGTTACATGTATTAATTGATGGGCTTCAACGTCTTAAAGGTATGGAAGATGATGATGCTGGGGTCGTTACTGCTCAAATTTTACTTTCTGGTGCACTTGGGATAGGGGCACTATCAACTTCAACTGTAGTAGCTAAACTAGCTACTGGGGCAGTAGAAGCTATCGCAGCTTTCACTGGGGTTACTGTTGCAACGGTTACTGCAGTTGTCGCTGTTGCATCGCTAGTTATTGTGGCTGTTATAATTCCTATTATTTATTTTATGGAAAAGCCAGCGAATGCAATTGTATTATTAATTAATGAACTAGACAAGCCGTTAGTATTTGCAGGAGATCATAACATACATGGCAAACCTATGTTGATGACAACGCCAATTCCTGAAGGTGTTGTAATCCCAGATGTTGCTACATATCCTGTGGCTGGATTAATTGCAACTGAGAAGAGAGACAATGCTTTAGTAGGCACGCAATATGGGTTTACAATGCAATATGGTAACACAGGTACTAAGTTCTCCTTTGGTGTTGAATGTCCGTTGACGTCAATTTACTCAGATAATAATTGTTATTGTGCAATTGATGAAAGTGCAAAAACAGTAGCTGAAAGAACCACTGATAAGAACAAGCAATTCTGGGAAGCTGAGAAAGACGGATTCAAAGTAAGTATTCGTTGTAATTCAGGCAGTGGATCCATTGCATATTATGTAGCAAGAGCATACAAAGCATAAATACAAAATAACCGATTACCTAAACTGGTAGTCGGTTATTTTTATGATCACATAATTCCTCTGCTCTTTCTTGTTTCGTTCGTGACTGAAGTCAGTTTTTTCATCCTCCCCTTCAATCTTTTTTCAGGCATGTTTCGTTTTGGTCGAGCATAGATTGAGAATAAACCGCTAGCTTGAAAGATGCCAGATGAGGAGGTACTGCATGGATATTTTAAAAAGGATTGAAGAGTACCGTGAGGAAGAAAGAAGTTTGCAATGGGAAGGTACCTTCGCGGAGTATTTAGAAATTCTTAAGGAACGTCCCGAAGTTGCCCAGTCTGCTCATGCACGGGTTTACAATATGATAAAAGATGCGGGTGTTGAAGAGGAAGAAGACAAAGGCAAGAAGTTTAAGTTTTTCAGTAATGATATGTATGGCATCGATGAAGCGGTTGAAAGACTTGTTGAAGAATATTTTCACCCTGCAGCGAAACGATTGGATGTTCGTAAGCGGATTCTGTTGTTAATGGGGCCTGTAAGTGGCGGTAAGTCGACGCTTGTTACGTTGCTGAAGAGAGGGCTTGAACAGTACTCTCGGACAGAGGAAGGCGCTGTTTATGCGATTAAGGGCTGTCCAATGCATGAGGATCCCCTTCACTTGATTCCACCACATTTACGTGAAGCATTTTATCAGGAGTATGGCGTTCGGGTTGAAGGGAATTTGTCTCCGTTGAACTTGATGAGGCTTGAGGAAGAGTATGGGGGAAGAATTGAAGATGTAATGGTTGAGCGTGTCTTCTTATCAGAGGATAAGCGGGTTGGGATTGGAACGTTTAGTCCGTCTGATCCGAAGTCGCAGGATATTGCGGACTTAACTGGGAGCATTGATTTTTCAACGATTGCTGAGTATGGTTCAGAGTCTGACCCGCGTGCATACCGCTTTGATGGAGAGCTTAATAAGGCGAACCGCGGGATGATGGAGTTCCAGGAGATGCTGAAGTGTGATGAGAAGTTCTTATGGCACTTACTGTCACTGACGCAGGAAGGAAATTTCAAAGCTGGCCGTTTTGCATTAATTAGTGCAGATGAGCTGATTGTGGCGCATACGAATGAGGCGGAGTATCGTTCGTTTATTTCGAATAAGAAAAATGAAGCGCTCCACTCTCGTATTATTGTGATGCCGATTCCTTATAACCTTAAGGTGACACAGGAAGAGCGAATTTATCAGAAAATGATTCGTGACAGTGATATGGCGCATGTGCATATTGCTCCGCATACGTTAAAGGTTGCGGCGATGTTTACGATTTTGACGAGGCTGAAGGAGCCGAAGAAATCAGGCGTTGATTTGATTAAGAAGATGCGCTTGTACGATGGGGAAGATGTTGAAGGCTTCAATGATGTGGATGTCGAAGAAATGAAGCAAGAATTCTCGGATGAGGGGATGAAAGGGATTGACCCTCGTTATGTTATTAACCGTATTTCATCCGCGATTATCCGCAAAGAAGTCCCGACAATTAATGCGCTTGACGTACTGCGCAGCTTGAAGGATGGCTTAATGCAGCATGCCTCTATTTCAGAGGAAGACCGGGAGCGGTACTTGAATTTCATTTCAGTGGCGCGTAAGGAATACGATGAGTTGGCGAAGAAAGAAGTACAGAAGGCATTTGTTTATTCCTATGATGAATCAGCGAAGACGCTTATGGATAACTACCTTGATAACGTCGAGGCTTACTGTAATAAAAACAAAATTCGCGACCCGTTAACAGGTGAAGAGATGAATCCAGATGAGAAATTGATGCGCTCAATTGAGGAGCAAATTGGAATCTCTGAAAATGCGAAAAAAGCGTTTCGTGAAGAAATTCTTATCCGCATTTCAGCATACGCTCGCAAAGGGAAAAGGTTCGATTACAATTCACATGAACGCCTTCGCGAAGCCATTCAGAAGAAGCTGTTTGCGGACTTGAAGGATGTTGTGAAGATTACGACATCCACGAAGACACCGGATGAACAGCAGTTGAAGAAGATTAATGAAGTTGTTGCGACGTTGATTGATGAATACGGCTATAACTCCACATCTGCCAATGAATTACTGCGTTATGTTGGAAGCTTACTGAACCGCTAAAGAACGAAAAAGTCGTGCCTTGTCAGGTGGCACGGCTTTTTTGTTTTTTCCTATCTAATTCCTTAGAATATAAATCCAGTCTAAAAGAAAACGCACTTCTTTCAGTTATGCTGTCTCTAATTGAATTGCCTCACGATAAGCTCTTAGTGAGTGGTCAATGATTTCATTCATAAATGCTTCATCTGCTTCGCGAAGCAATTTTTGCGCAAAATTCCATGCGTTTTCTTCGATTTGCAGAGCGATTTTCTTTCGTTCAAGGTCAGAAACGACATCTAATTGATCGGCTAACGCTTCCAATTGAGAGTCTTCAGCATGGCCGAGTTCATGAGCAAAGACAATCGCAAAGTATTCTGGGAAACGGTCTAATGATGAAAAGAGTCGTACACATTGTTCCTTAATATCTTCTATATATAAAGTAATTGTATGAGTCCCTATATTGTATTTTCCGCCAGCAAGCTTTTTGCCGGGAAAATGTTTTTCTAATATTACATTTGCTGTACTTCCAGAGCGTTGTAGGATTAGGTGAACGTATTTTTCTAGCTGCTTATTTTCCAAGTTCATTCTCCTCGCAATAAATCTACAGAGAATATTATATAGGAAATAAGCAACTAAGCAAACATTATTACCCTTTTTTCATTTTTTCTAAACAAAAAGCCGCCTCAATAGAAGCGGCTTATGCTTATTCTTCTGGCAATTCGCGGGCAATAAAGCGAATGATATTTACTTTGTCATTATTGTTCTTTGCTTCGATATAGACATCATTGCCGCCAGCTTGATAATGGAGAAGCCACCCGCCGTTTTTTTCATTTAACCCTTCATACTCAGGTTCGCCAAGGACATCTTTAATTTCATCAAGCGACATGCCTGGGTGAACGCCAAACATTGTAAGTTCATCTGTTTTCAATTCAACGGCATTTAAGCGAGGGTCATAGGGAGGTAAGGAGAGGTTAAAGTGTTCATAAATAAGATAATTCGTTCCTTCGAACGCTCCCTCTTCTTGAGGTTCTCCGTATTCTTTAACAATCTCTTCTTTTGTTGCCCCTAATGATACACGAAGGCCGTCAAGCTTCCCTTGAGCGAAATCTTCTAATGATAAGGAAGGCTTCGTCTCTTGTGGAGGAGCAGGTTCAGATTCTTCTGGCGTTTCGGTTTCTTGGACGTCGTCTGCAGGAGGTTCTGGCGTTTTCGCTGTTTCATCGCTGCAGGCGCTTAATACGAACATCAATAATAAAAATAATAACAATGGCACCTTGAATTTCATCTTGTTTTCACCACCTATATGAAATTGTATTCATAGAAAATATTATATAAATAGGCGAAAACATTCAACATAACCATGTTATATTTTTCATTTCTGGACAAAGAAGTAGGTGTAGTGAAACAATTAGGGAAAGAGGATCGTAGATTGTAATAGATTAGGAGGAGATTGGATGAAGCTTACGGCGATACGGCATTTGCCGACAGAATGGAATGAAAGCGGCCTTCTACAAGGAAGTCGTGATATCCCGATTATTTCGTCAGTATCAGATGAAATGATGATGAAAATAGGCAAAAATAAAGAACAACTCGCGTTAGGCGCACCTTATGACATGATCTTAACGAGTGGTCTAGTAAGAACCCAGCAGACAGCGGAGCTGCATGGTTTCACTGATTATAAAGCAGAGCCACTGTTAAATGAACTTGATTTCGGGGAACTAGAAGGAAAGCATAAGGATCTGTTGCTTGAACGCTGGGGACATGAATGGCGGAATGAGCCGCATACACTTACATTCGGAGAGCGGATGACAGATATGGAGAAGCGAATTCGTACGTTTCTAGAGCATTACCAGAAGTACGAGAATATCTTAATGTTTGGGCATGGAACATGGCTGCGTGCATTGCGTGCTCTCTATGAAACAGGCGAAATAAAGTCGATGAATCAGCAGATGGTCGCAAACTGTGACTTGCTGACCTTTGATTTGCAGGATTCGAAGATTACAAGTTAGGAG is from Bacillus tianshenii and encodes:
- a CDS encoding antibiotic biosynthesis monooxygenase family protein produces the protein MYVVMNELHLPKEAKEPMKKRFGASADNMKEVPGCIEFMFLDNEKEDGKLIVFTKWESKEDYENWVNSEAFRKAHSEGGKQGGGGQGGQGQPGGNELHAYEVVYHT
- a CDS encoding PrkA family serine protein kinase; this translates as MDILKRIEEYREEERSLQWEGTFAEYLEILKERPEVAQSAHARVYNMIKDAGVEEEEDKGKKFKFFSNDMYGIDEAVERLVEEYFHPAAKRLDVRKRILLLMGPVSGGKSTLVTLLKRGLEQYSRTEEGAVYAIKGCPMHEDPLHLIPPHLREAFYQEYGVRVEGNLSPLNLMRLEEEYGGRIEDVMVERVFLSEDKRVGIGTFSPSDPKSQDIADLTGSIDFSTIAEYGSESDPRAYRFDGELNKANRGMMEFQEMLKCDEKFLWHLLSLTQEGNFKAGRFALISADELIVAHTNEAEYRSFISNKKNEALHSRIIVMPIPYNLKVTQEERIYQKMIRDSDMAHVHIAPHTLKVAAMFTILTRLKEPKKSGVDLIKKMRLYDGEDVEGFNDVDVEEMKQEFSDEGMKGIDPRYVINRISSAIIRKEVPTINALDVLRSLKDGLMQHASISEEDRERYLNFISVARKEYDELAKKEVQKAFVYSYDESAKTLMDNYLDNVEAYCNKNKIRDPLTGEEMNPDEKLMRSIEEQIGISENAKKAFREEILIRISAYARKGKRFDYNSHERLREAIQKKLFADLKDVVKITTSTKTPDEQQLKKINEVVATLIDEYGYNSTSANELLRYVGSLLNR
- a CDS encoding DUF4309 domain-containing protein, with the translated sequence MKFKVPLLLFLLLMFVLSACSDETAKTPEPPADDVQETETPEESEPAPPQETKPSLSLEDFAQGKLDGLRVSLGATKEEIVKEYGEPQEEGAFEGTNYLIYEHFNLSLPPYDPRLNAVELKTDELTMFGVHPGMSLDEIKDVLGEPEYEGLNEKNGGWLLHYQAGGNDVYIEAKNNNDKVNIIRFIARELPEE
- a CDS encoding phosphoglycerate mutase family protein; the encoded protein is MKLTAIRHLPTEWNESGLLQGSRDIPIISSVSDEMMMKIGKNKEQLALGAPYDMILTSGLVRTQQTAELHGFTDYKAEPLLNELDFGELEGKHKDLLLERWGHEWRNEPHTLTFGERMTDMEKRIRTFLEHYQKYENILMFGHGTWLRALRALYETGEIKSMNQQMVANCDLLTFDLQDSKITS